The genomic interval ACATTCTGCTGATCCGTGGTAGCGGCCGTACTGATTTCCAGTTGGGAGACCCGGGACTCAGCCACGACTCTATCACCACGAAACTATTCACCCTGCCGGATGACACCCTCGTCTACCCGGCCCATGACTATACAGGCCTCACCGCCACCACCATCGGTGAGGAGCGTAAGCTCAACCCTAGGCTGGGGGGCGATAGAAGCAGGGCTGACTACATTGATCATATGCAGTCACTCCATCTTGAAAAGCCCAAACACATGAGTGTGGCTGTGCCTGGAAACCTTAAATGTGGTGCACCTTAGGGAACCTCTGAACGAATCATGAACGATTTTTCCTTGCACTCAGAGAGGTGCAAGACAACTCATCCAGAGGTTCTCTAAACTTTGCTTAGAGTATTCTGATCAATATGGTGAAAAATCTCCTGATCAACTGGAATCCACAGTTGAGTATCCTCTTTATAGCTAAATGTCCCATCATCATTAATGGTCACATCTAACAGGTATCTTTTTGTTTTATAACTGTCGTCCAGATATCGGTTGGAGAGGATGCCGTAGGTTTGGGAACCAACCTCGGCTTCGAGGTGAAAACTACTGCTGTCGGCTTCAACGTAACCACCGGCATTGATCAATACGCCGCGGGGCACCATAAAGCAGCGCATAACCTGCTTTTGATCCCTGTCCCATAACCAGTAGCCAAGCTCTTGATGGAATCCCTTCTCTTCACCTAGACGCCAACAGACTGTGGAATAACGAAGTCCGTATAATTGCTGCGGCCCATTGTTAACCGGGCCAAGAGGTTCAAAAACAATTTTTTCACGATATTTCGTGGTCGTCTCTTTGCTATGAATTCTGGATATATCCACACCCTGATCACTTTCCCATGTCCCCGCCAAGGGAGCCAATGGCCCTAGGTTCGCTAAAATATCATCACTCATATTTTCTTCCTCTATTAAGCGGAATTAATCTCTCCATAATCTTAGTACAACAATCAGATGATATGTTGTTCGCCTCCAATAAATACCCGTATGTAGACACTAAGACATACAACTTAGACATAGTGCCGGTATGTCGATGGCCATTGTATGGAAATTGATCAACCCACCCACTTTTTTGAACTTGACGTTAATGTGAAACGAACCTATTATTGACGGATCGTCATTGACGGATCGTCAATTAAAATATGAGCCCCCGGATTTTAGATAAAGAGAGCCTCCATGCTCGTGAGCTGGAGCTGCTGGATACCGCCCTCTCAATTATTGAGAAGGAGGGCGTTGCCGGCCTTAACATGGACAAACTGGCCGCCTGCGTGCCTTATTCCAAGGGCACTATTTATAACCATTTCAACAGCAAAGAGGACCTACTTACCGGCATCTGCTGCCAGGGCATGCGCATTCTGAC from Candidatus Sedimenticola sp. (ex Thyasira tokunagai) carries:
- a CDS encoding heme-binding beta-barrel domain-containing protein, translating into MSDDILANLGPLAPLAGTWESDQGVDISRIHSKETTTKYREKIVFEPLGPVNNGPQQLYGLRYSTVCWRLGEEKGFHQELGYWLWDRDQKQVMRCFMVPRGVLINAGGYVEADSSSFHLEAEVGSQTYGILSNRYLDDSYKTKRYLLDVTINDDGTFSYKEDTQLWIPVDQEIFHHIDQNTLSKV